From a single Erpetoichthys calabaricus chromosome 1, fErpCal1.3, whole genome shotgun sequence genomic region:
- the LOC114667766 gene encoding oocyte zinc finger protein XlCOF7.1-like, whose protein sequence is MDVKEETCEADINTTKVTTVNFKKEDSEWENPPIKDEDYEVPAVDVKEEAEEKSVSSEMMKPKSEEPVNLNVSPGSLQSDTKRAEEMSSDRIQEDQTVPSNPSGENLQEICSPYPSSLPQTLLRNKPQLPDHDENLKTSGSGNLNRGSLQLRCLPIMKLTGIAIINSQKQIHNANAASLSKCQDVRKHYNHESKCRSDGCSHKKQKLPYCCSECGKQFSSSSHCNPHTRSYAGGMLYCCSECGKQFPDKKSLDMHTGIHSGERPYSCSECGKQFFYKKCLHNHALIHIEEKQFCCHRCNKRYCCQSSLHVHSRSHSGVKPYCCSECGKHFSQRAIFK, encoded by the exons ATGGACGTGAAAGAGGAGACGTGTGAGGCTGACATAAATACCACGAAGGTAACgactgtaaattttaaaaaggagGACTCTGAATGGGAGAATCCGCCCATTAAGGATGAGGATTATGAAGTGCCAGCTGTGGACGTTAAAGAAGAGGCCGAGGAGAAGTCTGTCAGCAGTGAAATGATGAAACCTAAAAGTGAGGAGCCCGTCAACCTCAATGTGAGTCCTGGATCACTGCAGTCTGACACAAAGAGGGCTGAAGAAATGTCATCTGATAGAATTCAGGAGGATCAAACAGTACCCTCAAATCCGTCTGGagaaa ATTTACAAGAGATTTGCAGCCCCTACCCATCTTCACTTCCTCAGACTTTACTTCGGAACAAACCGCAACTTCCAGATCATGATGAAAACCTGAAGACATCTGGATCAGGGAATCTGAACCGTGGCTCTTTGCAGTTAAGATGTCTGCCTATTATGAAATTAACAGGAATAGCTATCATTAACTctcaaaaacaaatacacaatgcAAATGCAGCATCTTTGTCGAAATGCCAAGATGTGAGGAAACATTATAATCACGAATCCAAATGCAGAAGTGATGGCTGTAGCCATAAGAAGCAGAAActgccatattgctgttctgaatgtggcaaacagttttccaGCAGTAGCCACTGTAACCCACACACAAGAAGTTACGCTGGGGGGATGCTGtactgttgttctgaatgtggcaaacaatttccTGACAAGAAAAGTCTTGACATGCACACAGGAATTCACTCTGGAGAGAGGCcatattcctgttctgaatgtgggaaacaattctTTTACAAGAAATGTCTTCACAATCATGCACTAATTCACATCGAAGAGAAGCAATTTTGCTGTCATCGGTGTAACAAAAGATACTGTTGTCAAAGCAGTCTTCATGTGCACTCAAGATCTCACAGTGGAGTgaagccttattgctgttctgaatgtggcaagcatttCTCACAAAGGGCCATTTTTAAGTAA